The genomic DNA TTCACCAACGGCTGTTTCGACTTGCTGCACGCCGGGCACGTGCGCCTGCTGGCCGCGGCGCGCCGCGCGGCCGACGCGCTGATCGTGGGCGTCAACACCGACGCGTCGGTGCGCCGCCTCAAGGGGCCCGAGCGGCCGATCGTGCCCGAGGCGGAGCGCGCCGAACTGCTCGCCGCGCTGGAGGCGGTGGACCGCGTCGTGCTGTTCGACGAGCCGACGCCGCTGGAGACGATCCTCGCGATTCGTCCGGACGTGTTGATCAAGGGCGCCGACTGGGCGGAGGACGCGATCGTCGGGGCGAAGGAAGTCAAGTCGTGGGGCGGCCGCGTCGTCCGCGTCGAGTTGCTCGCGGGCGCTTCCACGACGTCGTTGGTCGAGCGAATCCGTTCCCGTCTCGCGCGACGCCCGTAGGGGCGG from bacterium includes the following:
- the rfaE2 gene encoding D-glycero-beta-D-manno-heptose 1-phosphate adenylyltransferase, which codes for FTNGCFDLLHAGHVRLLAAARRAADALIVGVNTDASVRRLKGPERPIVPEAERAELLAALEAVDRVVLFDEPTPLETILAIRPDVLIKGADWAEDAIVGAKEVKSWGGRVVRVELLAGASTTSLVERIRSRLARRP